Genomic DNA from Octopus bimaculoides isolate UCB-OBI-ISO-001 chromosome 3, ASM119413v2, whole genome shotgun sequence:
TTTCGATAATTCCTCCTTATTTGAAcaattttaaatcttttatttctgGGTGTTGTCTGGTTTTATTAGATGTATTTGTATTGTCTGTAATATGTTgcttttaaaaattagttttttttCCATCAATCCACTCTATTcttatgaataataaatgaaaaaggaggaattatacatatttttgatttttcCATAACTTGACAGAGAATTTAGATTCTGTTTGAAAAGTATTGAAAGGAAAAAGGTATGAAAATGCTTAAAAATGAAGAACAATagctgtttttaatttttaaactgcACAAATTTGTCTCAGTAACGTAAATTATTGTCAGGTAGTAGATAAgatttttcttgaaataataatgtttaatatcTAGCAGAGTATATACATTAGTTAAAACACTTAATTCTGACACCCAAAACTGTATATACGTCTTtcgttttaaattttatttcgaaAACTGTCAAAGATCGTTCATTCATTCGCATCTACTTTTCTCGAGAATTTCAAATGCAATTCCGTTGTCCAGCCCACGcgttgtttgttttcctttttattccttcaattttatgtgttttctttctctaaccaGTCGCTTTTATCTTCGATTCAAATATCGATTATTGTGgtcataaaatttttttaaattgtggtttaaaaaaatgggtaatctgaaaaattaccaaaaaatgTAAATTCAATCTAATAACGTTCTTAGCCCCCCCCCCTTTAAAATCTTATTTACACTCCTCGTTTTTGTATACCCCAATTAGGccctatataaaaaatatagtctGTGTGGTTAATAACAGTTGATATGATGTTGGTTGCCGAGATAGCTGAAATAACGCCGGACtaattatattacaatatgtatatatttccgaTCTTCTAAAGTCCGTGTTCGTTTCTTGATGCTGcagagttttcattttttttaaagtatactgGTAATATAGTGGATCCATTTACTATAATTAAGATTAGAAATTATCTAGGATTTTAACGATAGTGACCGTTTGAAATCTGTCGTTACTGTAAAGTAGGACAGTTATTTTAATTAACCCCTGCTCAGTAATGTTTGAGCACACATTTTAACAAAGATCTTCCTGCCATGGCCATCCTGAATTTTATCAAATGCATCTGCGACTACATTTTTTAAAatgggatttgagggagatttggtttgtATTTCTGCTCATTCGAGCGACCTCATAGAGGTGACAGTTAGGGtgccccattattattattattatttttttttctttgtagaagATGCGTACTTtaatattttgcagaaatacatTTTCGCGAGTGCCGATTACGTATTGATGATGTTTCAAGCATCTGAGGTGAGGGGGAAAAGTCTAAATTTACGGGAATTTAAATCAAAAGACGGAAGAATGATCGGAAACTATACTAAAACTTTATCTAAATATTATCAACTGGAGCGTAATTTCTTGAGAACGTATCTCTGcacaattttgaaaatttatcacGAAACAGTTGGAAGGTGGTACTCGAAAGTAAAATAGCACAGGTTCGTTGGATGAGGAGACATTACAAAGACAAAATAGATGGTGATATATTGCAGTTGGACTTAATAGTTCTCCCATCAAAACaagtgagttcaattctttaTAGGAAGCAAGTCTTCCCCAAAATTTTTAGATTTCTAAATTATTTTAGCTTcggttattttattaaaactatattaTTACTCACTCTCACGAGCTACTTTAGTCTCTGCATTGTGTATGATATAGTTTTACACCCATGAGGtgcaattaaaatatttggtaAGACGGTAATACCTTACAGTTTTTGGATCCCATCGAGACCGACtctacttttttttccttcctaatAAAACTGTTATTTAGCGAACAGCTACAGTAGCTAAGCGGAATGATAAATTATCAGCTATGATCTTTTCTCCAAACTTGTGGCTTTCTGCCTATCTATTGGAGTATTTTTGAAAGATGTTTGTTTTGAACTTTAATATGTGATCTTTACAAAATGCCGTAAACTTTAACAAAATGTCACCATATTTTTGATTGGTTTCGTTGTCTTAGTGATTGATAATTATCAAGCAACGAAATACAAACTTATCGATTTTGGTCAGTGATCTGGTAAATTTGCTTCTATTACTTGGCCACTTGTGATATCGCTTACACGTCGTTAAGTTTGAAGAATTGCGATTTAAGTCAACAACAATAGTTCTAGTGACTTTTCAGGAAATCAGAtcttattgtttaaccccaggtcagtcttaGGTTCTTGCCTATTTTACGAATATGTTGCAACGATCCATAAGGTACAGGCGTAGCTgtgagttaagaagcttgcttcccatggttctgggttcagtcccactgcgtggcactttgggcaagtgtcttctactatagtcttaggctgaccaaagccttgtgagtggatttggtagacggaaactgaaagaaacctgtttatatttttgtttgtctgtgtttgttcccctacgtttgacaactgatgctggcgtgtctccgttatctagcggttcggcaaaaaaaaagtTTCACCTGTGACTGTCCAGTTTATATCGTTTAAACCCACCTGAGACAGCCCCTGGTTCTATGAAACAAGCTTAATTTTTTAaagcgatctaaattaaaatttatcaaagTGAAATGTTAATTTAGGTTCCAAAATACCTGCTTAATAAGGAcaggtattttactaaattcgtCATTTTAAAAACTAATTGAAAAATAAAGGTAGTGTTTTTGAACAAAAACCTAGTAATAAAAGGATTACACTTTTGGAGACTAGGCTATTCTTCCCATAATCAATTTGGTTAGGTCCATTGACCATTTCTACAGACTTTTTCGAGATGATGGATACAGGAACTGATGCATTTTGACAACAAATTAGCAACTTAATCTAATTGTCATAGAGATCTAACATCCCAAACTTATAAATGATGTGGTTCaagatgtgtatatgtttgtaatgcATTACCTTGGAGAGAGGCAAAAAATTAGGAGACCATTAACACCTTACATATCAGTTTTCTTTCTCCGATCCTGAAGTTTGAAGAAAACTTCACAATGTTAGTATGAGTGTGTTGAAATGTAAGCTTTGTTTGAACTTCCTTTTACCATCAATTGTGAATGGTGCATTTGCCTTGTTAAAAGAAGCCAATGTTTTAAGTCCTAacaattttagttttgttttcaatcattttgaccTAATTTTACATTTAATTGTAATTTTGAGTCTGTTACATTTACAGTGAAACACTAACATTCAAACTAAAGTTATGGATAGAACAAAAGGCTCTCAAATAGCTCAGAATCAAATAACTGAACTAGCAAGACAACGATATTAGTATACAAAACGttttttctacaataggcacaaggcctgagatttgggggggaaggggctagttgattacatcgaccccagtgcttgactggtacttactttatcggtcttgaaaggatgaaaggcaaagttgacctcattggaatttgaacacaataataataatcatcatttaacgtccattttccctGCTGGTATGGGGTTGGTTGTTTTAATAGAAGCTGGAGAACTGCATCAGATtccaattgtctattttggcaagttctattgttggatgcccttcctaacaccaaccagtgaGTGTACTGAAtgatttttacatcttttttgttcttacatttcaattgtttccTTAAACTCCTTTAACATAGGCTGGTTTTTTTTGACACCTCATGCCCTTCACTTCCAAGGTTTCCCTATTGTGTACTCCTGCCATCCAACCCTTTGTTTTTGTGACCTATTTAACTGCTGATATGCTGTTTTCAAGTTAGGGAACTGTTCAAATGATTTCAGAGGTTGATTAACAGCTTGATGAAGTTCAGTAGGTTTGTCTGGTCAACTCTACTTTGATTCAAGATTTGACCCCTCCACATgcaacaccttgagcaaatacCTTGGGTTACAACAATATGAGTGAAATTGTCTGTAATGGACACCATACAGAAACCTATTCTTGAATGTTGGGCTTAATCTGTTAATCGGTTTAACACTAACACCTAGCGTTTTGTATACTTGTGTTCAGCCACCCCCTCTGCAAGCATAGACAGACGAGGATGATCTTGGTGCACTACTTCCTATTGTAGCAGCTCACTCCCCATCACCATTAGTGTTAAAGGATCATGATCATTGTCTTTACTCCTCTAAGTTATATGATAGAATATAGCCTTGCAATACAAGACAGAGGAAACCTATGTTGTAGAAACAAACTCATATCCATTTTTCACTGATGTCTCTCTGTTAATAATACCTGATGTTCCTGCATATTCAGTTAATTTGTATGAGCATTTGTATGCAATGATCTTATAACAAGATACCCGTTTTTTTATTGTAAACTTCTTAGCTGTGAAAAGATGGTGGTAGATACTTTGAGATAAAATAATTAGTagataaaataaactaacaaTGAAGTGTTTCAATTGTAGTTGTTTTAGACCTGGTTAACTGATCAGCTGGTCTGATTtaagatattccagccatggctACCCTGTCATTAGGAGtatgtagaactacattattaAAGACAataagacccggcaagccaagtaagatcgttgccagtgcccctggactggctcttgtgtgggtggcacataagatgcaccattttgagcgtggccgttgccagtaccgcctgactggcttccgtaggattttcgagcgagatcgttgccagtgcccctggactggcttgtgcgggtggcacataaaagacaccatttcgagcgtggctgttgccagtatcgcctgactggccttcgtNNNNNNNNNNNNNNNNNNNNNNNNNNNNNNNNNNNNNNNNNNNNNNNNNNNNNNNNNNNNNNNNNNNNNNNNNNNNNNNNNNNNNNNNNNNNNNNNNNNNNNNNNNNNNNNNNNNNNNNNNNNNNNNNNNNNNNNNNNNNNNNNNNNNNNNNNNNNNNNNNNNNNNNNNNNNNNNNNNNNNNNNNNNNNNNNNNNNNNNNNNNNNNNNNNNNNNNNNNNNNNNNNNNNNNNNNNNNNNNNNNNNNNNNNNNNNNNNNNNNNNNNNNNNNNNNNNNNNNNNNNNNNNNNNNNNNNNNNNNNNNNNNNNNNNNNNNNNNNNNNNNNNNNNNNNNNNNNNNNNNNNNNNNNNNNNNNNNNNatttgactgaggactggcgaaccagatggctgcaccaggttccaatctcatctggcagagtttctagtgctggatgcccttcctaatgccaaccaccccgagagtgtagtgggtacttttacgtgccactaacatgagggccagtcaggcaattctggcaacggccacgttcaaaatgttgttttttaggttccatctgcacaggagccagtccagcggcactggcaacgacctcgctcgaatgattttctaacatgccaccggcacaagtgccagtagtGCGACGCTGgtacgatcacgctcaaatggtgctatatacgtgccactagcatgggagccagaCAGCTActttggcaatgatcacgctcggaaggtgctgttagtgctccactggcagtaaccaaaatatgaaaagaagTGGTATCGTCAGATTTCAGGACATTGTGACCCACAGATGAGTTCACATGCAGAATCTAGACATGTAGAGCTAAATGACTTATTAAAACATGATATTGCttaatttgtatttgtttcttgcTGACTGATGCCTGTTTTCTGatgtactgtttttattttttcgtagACATGTTGTTTTACCCAAAGAGATTGCCAAATTAGTGCCAAAGAACAAACTCATGACAGAGAGTGAATGGAGAGGGATTGGCGTTCAGCAGAGCCAAGGCTGGATTCATTACATGAAACATGCTCCAGGTAACCATTTCCTTCTGTATGGTCTTGATTATATTAAAGATTTAGGTTTGTTATTGAGCTCAAGTTCAACTCTGAATCCTGCAAACCCACAATCAATGGCATTGTTGCCATTGTGTATCTAGAACAGTTAACAAAATTTTTTAGATGGCAGGCTGTGTGATTTGGGGacaatttggctgctgtttccatAAAAGTGACTTTGGAAATAGCAGCTTGGTTAAAGCCAGGAAAATAAAATAGTTGAAAATGGCTTTGGATTACTTTTCCAAATACAGGCACAGGTGTAAGTATTATATTCACTTTGCAGCTACACAGTCCTGTGCTCTGTCTTCCTGCATAGTAACTTGAGTATGTCTTTTTCTGCAATAATCTCAAGTAAAAGCAAAGGCCTTGTCAGTGGAAATTAATAGATCGAAACTATAAATTGAACAAGTTGGTGTAAGATAACAATATTGCTGTACAAAAATACTTTTATGGTAGATTGATGCATCTTAGTTATCTCCCTTTTACatccctttgtttttgtttttatccttcTGTGAGTTGCTAACAACTAAAACATTTGAAAGTAGTGCCCCAACATAGTCACAGTCCAATGAAAAATCAATcagaatatattttgcttctaaGTTCAAGTCctgatttttgttgctttttttatctCTCTAGGCAGGATAAAGTATATTTTCTGCAAAGAAGTGATGAAAAGTGAATTTTGTACAAATCACAGTACACATTGGATATTTTTGGTACTGTCACAATAGACTTTGATGGCTATTAAAATACGATCATATACAGAGGCAGAGATAGATTCTAGAGTTACCAAGTCTAGACAGGTGACGGAATTTACAACCTATTTATGACatatttgcttttgtgtgtggtttagaagcactAGTTGTGAGCACATGCTACTTCCATGCACAACCTGGTGAGAAGCTCAAAAGCTAAACTTGCATCTTAATTTATTCTACCTCTGCTAAACAATAAGTGCAACTTTCGCTTCTCAAACTGTAGGTAAGGGATTTAAAGATGCAGAAATATCCTTGAAATTAGGAAAcctaatttaataattttattttttcattttttgcagAACCTCACATATTGCTGTTCAGGCGATCTCTTCCTCCAGTGTGATTGTGTAACTGTGACCTTGATTCTGAAAATGAATGTTCTGGTAGAATAAATtgtctgagttttttttttttaaccaaatgtGTGTGGCTGGGTATTTTAAAACCACACAATATTGCATATTCCTATGCTCGCATTGTACATAATAAAGATCTAGTATGTTCCTCTACCTTGGTTCTTGTTTTAAGTACTTTGAATAATGAAATcgttttctgttgcttttaaagATGCCTATGAGCAAAGGCCATCAACAAATGCTTTCTAAGTTTTTGTGTCTCATGTAAACCTTTTTAACAGCTCTCAGCTAACATTTTTGTTCAGCCTTCCAATTCTTTGATCAAAAGACAGTGTAAAAGAGCTTCtcctttgagttttttttttttttttgttctgacaTACCAGTCTAGAAAGCTAGATCTATCTTCCATGACATTGTACTCTAGCCACAAGGCAGATTCAGGTGTCATCATTTATGTCATGGAAATATCCATGCTCTTCATAAGGAGTTAGAATGTCTGAATCCCAACAGACAAATTATTCTCAACAATCAGTCCTGATTACTTCTACTACAAAGGTATTAGTAGATAAATTAGCCTAGTTGCTTTATAAGGGTTAATGCTTCATTCTTCATTGCCAGTTGCAAATTTGGACATTTGTGTATACAAGTGCAGGCATGACTGgataagaattttgctttcctaccacatggttttgggtccagtctcattgtgtggaaccttgagcaagtatttttgACAGCCTTGGACTGACTAAACCCTTGTAAATGGAATGGGTaaacaaaaactttttttaaaaattttatgttctttatatggtcattgtaaatgaatgtcactgtcattcCCCAACTTTCTGCAAgagacatgtctggccatggagaaatattacattgatgagggttggtggcaggaagggcatctgtctagaaaatctgcctcaaattttGGCTTgttgcaagtatggaaaagtgtatgttaaaGCAATGAGCAATGGATTTTGCAGTTAGTCAGGAGAGAATTGAAACCTGTTTATCAGCTATGCAAACTGAAGATACAATTGTAATAAGATTCAATCTCACCACAAGCACTGTGAGATagattctgctagaaatagcagccaagtctaaTTAACACTATTTTATAGAGGTGAGACAAGGCATTAAGAATCTAATCTTGAGCAAAATAGATATGCTCAAAGCTGGAATGAATTGAATTGAGTTTAATCAGTCAGGGAAAACCTAGAGATTAAAACAATCATTTCCAAAGTGTTCAAATAGATTATGGTTTTAAAACTATTGACCTTGAATTTGAGGTCAGTCTTTTCTTTCAGGGCAGACTTGTTTGCAAAATGGAACACAATATTTTGCCCTGAGGAAAAGTCTTCCATGCAGAATCCTTTACTACAGAGAGAGGAACTATTTCCTAGTTGTGATTAAGTTTCTGAGGTTATGGTTTCTGTAGAGACAAATGTATGTATAGgacttcttttcttttaccttagTCTAAGAGGAAGAAAAGTGTACAACTGAGGAAATTCTCCAAACTAAAGACCTGAGGTGTTCAAATGGATGACGGATTGTCTTATTTTGATATTCAGCACTAATGAGGCTTAGTGCTGGTTGTGCCATGGTTATACTGAGAGAATCTAAGAATGGTACTTAAGATTTCCAATATtgaagtattaataaaatagaccGAGATTGAACCGTTTTAcagatgtcatatatatataagtataaagaaTACTGGCTAATAGTTGATCAGGTCAATGCTTTTCTCAAAGTTACCTGATGAAAATCTGTCTTGCTCAGTGTCAAATGAGGAGTTGGACTGCAACAGTGTGGTCTTTGAAGGAAAATGATTGGGAAATGTTGGTATCAACTCAGTTTCGCAATATCATTCGTGCTGTACAGAAGTGTAAACTGGATTGCTTGCAGAGGCTATACCGCCAGGAGTGACGACCTCTTTTAAGTATTAAGAAGGGGAGGTAATTTGGTAGTTTTCATCATTGTTCAGCAGCAACACTGGTGCCAAACTATTGGTAATTACACTTCACTTAAATTATATGAATGCTGTGAACAAGGGACCAGATGCAATTGCTCAACCAGCTAGTAATAGCAAAATCATTCACTACCATCTTGCAGAAACTAATTAATTGTAAGAAAATTGTGGAGGATCTCCATTttggaatttctttttttctgtacatatttctttgtctgaaaataaaaattatacatgGTTAGGAAATTTGCTTCTTCAAGAGCTGACTCCACTTTAAAGAACTATGCCACATTGTTAGTGACTAGCTTGTGTTGTACAGagggaaaaaaattttaatcccaaagaaaaacatacctacatatgctTTTCTTGGTGATTTGTCTGTACATCTATCAACCATACTCTTTGCAAGCTTATGTATGTGCTTATCTGAGGAGATCAATTTAAGAAGCTACTGTGATGAGAAGAGTATCCCTGCACAAAGAATACTGGTAGAATGCCCTTGTCAAAAGTTCAATGACATGTAAGTACAACAGGCCAGGCATAATTTGGGATTGAGAAAAGAAACAATTCACAGTAATTGAAATCAGTTGCTTAGCAATGTCAACATTATGTTAAATATCTGTGAACAAGAAAACGTCTATGCTGAACTGATATGAAGACTGCGGTTACTGCATCAGGACTATGACTATAATTATTGGATCACTTGAAGGcaagtgagctggtagaattgttagcacaatgggcaaaatgcttagtggcatctcaTCTGTCgctatgttatgagttcaaattctgtgggggttgactttgtctttcagagccgataaaataagtactagcttaggggtcaatgtaatcgatttgtccccCTActccgaacttactggccttgtgtgccaaagtttgaaaccaattatTGGACCACTTGGTTAGGTGACTAACTGTTACTAATTCTGGAAAACTGGATTTCATAAAATCAGAACACCAAATTATTAGATTACAGCTAATAAGCTGTCAAAAGTACTGTtgatatatgtaaaaaaagaagttcatcatataAGATCCATGTATATAAAGCTATCTATGCCTGTGgccatgtgcatgtatacataccagACATctgtttatgtgcatacatgcatgcaagggAGCTGTCAACTTATAAACAAGTATGGCCATCACTGACAAATTCTTATCCTAGATGTAAAAGACAATGGTTCTCAAGATGGATATAGGAATTGGTAAAATGACtattaaattataaattcataGATCAGGTAAGTACTCAGTAAAGCTGTTTCCTTTTAAGAAATGTGGTCCTGTATCTAAGAGAGaaacacgtgcgtgtgtgtgtgtgtgtatagatgtgtaccTGTTTGTGTATGATTATGTTAATAGCAtgcctgtatttatgtgtgtgcatatatacacgtgtgctgacatgagtgcatgtgtgtgtgtatatatatatatatatatataagaataagaatagcctgggcaaagtttagagagctcttacccctgctggcgacaaagggactctcactcagagtaaaaggcagactgtatgacgcatgcgtacgaacagccatgctacatggcagtgaaacatgggctgtaactgctgaggacatacgtaagctcgcaaggaatgaagccagtatgctccgttggatgtgtaatgtcaatgtgaatacccgtcagagtgtaagtatcttgagagaaaagctNNNNNNNNNNNNNNNNNNNNNNNNNNNNNNNNNNNNNNNNNNNNNNNNNNNNNNNNNNNNNNNNNNNNNNNNNNNNNNNNNNNNNNNNNNNNNNNNNNNNNNNNNNNNNNNNNNNNNNNNNNNNNNNNNNNNNNNNNNNNNNNNNNNNNNNNNNNNNNNNNNNNNNNNNNNNNNNNNNNNNNNNNNNNNNNNNNNNNNNNNNNNNNNNNNNNNNNNNNNNNNNNNNNNNNNNNNNNNNNNNNNNNNNNNNNNNNNNNNNNNNNNNNNNNNNNNNNNNNNNNNNNNNNNNNNNNNNNNNNNNNNNNNNNNNNNNNNNNNNNNNNNNNNNNNNNNNNNNNNNNNNNNNNNNNNNNNNNNNNNNNNNNNNNNNNNNNNNNNNNNNNNNNNNNNNNNNNNNNNNNNNNNNNNNNNNNNNNNNNNNNNNNNNNNNNNNNNNNNNNNNNNNNNNNNNNNNNNNNNNNNNNNNNNNNNNNNNNNNNNNNNNcgtgcgggtgacacgtaaaagcacccactacactctctgagtggttggcgttaggaagggaatccagctgtagaaactctgccaaattagactggagcctggtgttgccatccggtttcaccagtcctcagtcaaatcgtccaacccatgctagcatggaaagcggacgttaaacgatgatgatgatgatgatgatgatatatgtatgagttcTGGTAGTTAGTGTAccatagtattttttttatttatcatcttttagACTGTGGGAGGAATTTcagtttgattaattaattgcCTTAAATCCTATCGAGATGGATATTATACATAAAAGAGCTGATAGGATAAATTGATATTTACATTTTGTCTAGCTGCCTGGTTCTGAGATACACCTATTAGGTAGTGAAAATTCATTTCACATTTGCAGGTTTATTTCATAAGTTGATTGTGAATCAAATTATGATGACTGAAGAAGGTGAATGAATTCTAAATTTATTGTATAACTTTgtatgtaatatgaaataaatgctgCTGGTTTGCCAAAACATATGTAACATGGATCTGACTTCTCTTCCCTTCAATAAAAATTCTTGTTATTCACTCTGTAAGGATCATAACGAACCTATTCGACATAC
This window encodes:
- the LOC106884386 gene encoding cyclin-dependent kinases regulatory subunit codes for the protein MTNFQKQIYYSEKYCDEKYEYRHVVLPKEIAKLVPKNKLMTESEWRGIGVQQSQGWIHYMKHAPEPHILLFRRSLPPV